In Oncorhynchus keta strain PuntledgeMale-10-30-2019 chromosome 19, Oket_V2, whole genome shotgun sequence, a single genomic region encodes these proteins:
- the rnf115b gene encoding E3 ubiquitin-protein ligase RNF115, whose product MAEAAAAQHRFFCHCCKGEIDPKFPEFTCPRCESDFIEELSEDSSLLENSSTAEANDDAGTLFSELWQLLFMERSALLSDPSAYESDQSQLQAAPACDAVEDELEGPSVDPVGRTEPLEPEPERPSRPPSQGSRQSRAPAVEGIVQQFLAGLFANNGNPGVAPAALSGMFHSNPGDYAWGQGGLDAVITELLGQFECTGPPPAEKEMISSLPTVNISQEQTDTRLECPVCREEYSVGESVKQLPCLHYFHSDCIVPWLKLHDTCPVCRKSLDGVDQSIQPPPEPPEPPSIRTDPQGERRAI is encoded by the exons ATGGCGGAGGCAGCTGCGGCACAACACCGCTTTTTCTGTCACTGCTGTAAAGGTGAAATCGACCCTAAATTCCCA gAATTCACTTGCCCCAGGTGTGAGTCCGATTTCATCGAGGAGTTGTCAGAAGACTCCAG TCTCTTGGAGAACAGCAGCACTGCAGAGGCCAATGATGATGCAGGCACACTCTTTTCAGAG CTGTGGCAGCTGCTGTTTATGGAACGCTCTGCCCTCCTCTCGGACCCCTCCGCCTATGAGTCTGACCAGAGCCAACTGCAGGCTGCCCCTGCCTGTGATGCAGTGGAGGACGAACTGGAGGGCCCTTCTGTGGACCCTGTGGGACGCACAGAGCCTTTGGAGCCTGAACCGGAACGCCCCTCTCGCCCGCCTAGCCAGGGGAGTCGACAGTCCCGTGCGCCAGCAGTGGAGGG TATTGTGCAGCAGTTTTTGGCTGGCCTGTTTGCCAACAATGGAAATCCAGGTGTCGCACCAGCTGCACT gtCTGGCATGTTCCATTCAAATCCAGGGGACTATGCCTGGGGTCAGGGAGGTCTAGACGCAGTTATCACAGAG TTGTTAGGTCAGTTTGAGTGCACAGGTCCACCTCCTGCAGAAAAGGAGATGATCTCATCCCTCCCCACAGTCAACATCTCTCAAGAACAGACAG ACACAAGACTGGAGTGTCCAGTATGTAGGGAGGAGTACTCCGTGGGAGAGTCTGTCAAACAGCTGCCCTGCCTCCATTATTTCCACAGTGACTGCATAGTGCCATGGCTCAAACTG CACGATACCTGTCCTGTGTGTCGTAAAAGTCTTGACGGCGTCGACCAGAGCATCCAGCCCCCACCAGAACCCCCAGAGCCCCCCTCCATCAGGACAGACCCTCAGGGGGAGAGACGGGCTATTTGA